One genomic window of Ottowia oryzae includes the following:
- the map gene encoding type I methionyl aminopeptidase: MSITIKDEAGIAGMRKACHIASVVLDEIAPHIHPGITTLEIDRLSAESMARHGVRSATIGYQPPGYPPYPGHVCTSVNHVVCHGIPADKPLKKGDMVNVDVTVITQDGWYGDNSRMFEIGEVSIAAKRLNALTFESMWLGIDQVKPGARLGDIGHAIQKFIEGHGLSVVREFCGHGIGQNFHEDPQVLHYGRPGTGTELVPGMTFTIEPMVNIGRRDIKEMPDGWTIVTKDRSLSAQWEHTVLVTPTGYEVLTLSAGSPPIPAFVQGMPHELPA, from the coding sequence ATGAGCATCACCATCAAAGACGAAGCCGGCATTGCAGGCATGCGCAAGGCCTGCCACATCGCTTCGGTAGTGCTGGACGAAATCGCGCCGCACATCCACCCCGGCATCACCACCCTGGAAATTGACCGGCTGAGCGCCGAAAGCATGGCGCGCCATGGCGTGCGGTCGGCCACCATCGGTTACCAGCCGCCCGGCTACCCGCCCTACCCCGGCCACGTATGCACTTCGGTGAACCACGTGGTTTGCCACGGCATTCCGGCCGACAAGCCCCTGAAAAAGGGCGACATGGTCAACGTCGACGTGACCGTGATCACCCAGGACGGCTGGTATGGCGACAACAGCCGCATGTTTGAAATAGGCGAAGTCTCGATTGCCGCCAAGCGCCTGAACGCGCTGACTTTCGAATCCATGTGGCTGGGCATCGATCAGGTCAAGCCCGGCGCGCGGCTGGGGGACATCGGCCACGCCATCCAGAAATTCATCGAAGGCCACGGCCTGTCGGTGGTGCGCGAATTCTGTGGCCACGGCATCGGCCAGAACTTCCACGAAGACCCGCAGGTGCTGCACTACGGCCGCCCCGGCACAGGCACCGAATTGGTGCCCGGCATGACGTTCACGATCGAACCGATGGTCAACATCGGCCGGCGCGACATCAAAGAGATGCCGGACGGCTGGACCATCGTGACCAAGGACCGTTCGCTGTCCGCCCAATGGGAGCACACCGTGCTGGTCACACCCACGGGCTACGAGGTGCTGACGCTGTCGGCTGGCAGCCCGCCCATTCCTGCCTTCGTGCAGGGCATGCCGCACGAACTGCCGGCCTGA